The following coding sequences lie in one Arachis hypogaea cultivar Tifrunner chromosome 9, arahy.Tifrunner.gnm2.J5K5, whole genome shotgun sequence genomic window:
- the LOC112710468 gene encoding uncharacterized protein, producing the protein MSTENQNQTEVAVAEEQEAPLLLNHHHHSSILIDHQNEEEDTIIPFPDKHMDAHAKVIPNQRLASLDVFRGLTVALMILVDDVGGAFPSLNHSPWFGVTLADFVMPFFLFGVGVSIGLVFKKVSSKPNATKKVIIRTIKLFILGLLLQGGYFHGRGNLTYGVDLSKIRWLGVLQRISIGYCLASLSEIWLLNNNVLVDSPVAFARKYCIQWMFSLLLCLVYLCLLYGLYVPNWKFEQSNLVWSSRGSIIQDVHCEVRGSLGPPCNAVGYIDRLILGEHHMYQRPVYQRTKACSVNSPDYGPLPPNSPGWCLAPFDPEGILSSLMAAITCFIGLHFGHILVLLQDHKQRVFLWSTFSFSLLLMGYILEILGIPLSKALYTLSYMFITAGASGLVLTAIYYIVDIENFRKPTVLLQWMGMNALIVYALAACDIFPSLIQGFYWRSPENNLVNATEALLQTVFHSEKWGTMAFVIVEILFWCLFAGFLHKKGIYIKM; encoded by the exons ATGTCAACTGAGAACCAGAACCAAACAGAAGTTGCGGTTGCAGAAGAGCAAGAAGCACCTCTTCTTCTAAATCATCACCATCATTCCTCGATTCTCATTGATCatcaaaatgaagaagaagacactATCATTCCCTTTccagataagcatatggatgcTCATGCTAAGGTTATACCTAACCAACGCCTCGCTTCTCTCGATGTCTTCCGTGGTCTTACCGTCGCG TTAATGATCTTAGTTGATGATGTTGGAGGAGCTTTCCCATCTTTGAATCATTCTCCCTGGTTTGGGGTAACACTTGCAGATTTTGTAATGCCATTTTTTCTCTTTGGGGTAGGAGTTTCAATTGGTCTGGTGTTCAAG AAAGTCTCTAGCAAACCAAATGCCACAAAAAAAGTGATAATTAGGACGATTAAGCTTTTCATTTTGGGGCTGCTGCTACAAG GCGGCTATTTCCATGGGCGGGGCAATTTAACATATGGAGTTGATTTGAGCAAGATACGCTGGCTTGGTGTACTACAG AGGATATCTATTGGATATTGCTTAGCCTCACTGTCAGAGATATGGCTTTTGAATAATAATGTTTTGGTTGACTCACCTGTAGCATTTGCAAGGAAATACTGTATTCAGTG GATGTTTTCTCTCTTACTCTGCTTGGTGTATCTTTGCTTGCTCTATGGTCTCTATGTTCCAAATTGGAAATTTGAGCAGTCTAACTTGGTTTGGTCTAGTCGTGGTTCTATCATTCAAGAT GTTCATTGCGAAGTGAGGGGAAGTCTTGGTCCTCCATGTAATGCAGTGGGATATATTGATAGATTAATTCTTGGTGAACATCATATGTATCAGCGTCCTGTGTACCAAAGAACAAAG GCGTGCAGTGTTAATTCTCCTGACTACGGACCATTGCCTCCAAATTCACCTGGATGGTGCCTGGCACCATTTGATCCAGAGGGCATTTTGAG TTCACTGATGGCAGCAATTACATGTTTCATAGGGTTGCACTTTGGGCACATACTTGTGCTTTTGCAG GACCATAAGCAGAGGGTGTTTCTTTGGTCCACATTTTCCTTCTCTCTACTGTTAATGGGATACATTCTGGAGATCTTAG GAATTCCTTTATCAAAAGCATTATACACATTAAGCTACATGTTTATCACTGCCGGAGCATCAGGCTTGGTCTTGACTGCTATCTATTACATC GTGGACATAGAGAACTTCAGAAAGCCTACAGTCTTACTACAATGGATGGGAATGAATGCTCTTATTGTATATGCGTTGGCTGCTTGTGACATTTTCCCATCTCTTATCCAGGGTTTCTATTGGCGTTCTCCTGAAAATAACTTG gTTAACGCCACAGAAGCTTTACTACAGACCGTATTTCATTCAGAAAAGTGGGGCACAATGGCATTTGTAATAGTGGAGATTTTGTTCTGGTGTCTTTTTGCTGGTTTCCTCCACAAGAAAGGGATATATATAAAAATGTGA